In Periplaneta americana isolate PAMFEO1 chromosome 8, P.americana_PAMFEO1_priV1, whole genome shotgun sequence, the sequence ttcttGAGCAAAAATAATCAATTAGTCAGttcttttctgtttatataaCCTATTGACAATGGCTATATATGATTTAATGGCTCAAGTTTCAAGAAAATTGATGCAACAACTGTTTTGTGgacaaaaatattcattgtttATAAAGGATTCTTTTAGTCCTCTCATGTATTCCCAAACCTCTAGTTGCTTTGGAAGGCCCACGAGTATGAAATCTTGTTTTATATTGATGTGGTTCTTTCGGAGACAGTGTACAATCGTATCAGGATAAAATCGCCTGGGATAAATGCGTCCAAAGCTGAAAAATTGGAAAAAGCGCCCAGCGTCGAGCGAATATTctcaaatcattaaaatatacatgtaaggtttaggtctatatattttatgaagatGTAAAACAAGCTGAAAAATTGGAAAAAGCGCCCAGTGTCGAGCGAATATTctcaaatcattaaaatatacatgtaaggtttaggtctatatattttatgaagatGTAAAACAATTCCCAACTTAGAAGATGGTgaaaattgcaaacgttttcaaAATAATTAGTTGAAAATATGAACCGGCAAAAACCTTTTTAATTAACAATGTGATATCTGTAGATCTTAAATGTATAGgaaattataatttctaataGTCGAGAAGTGATTATCACATGCGTCCCTTGAGATTACAATAGTGAAGATGAGATAAATCGAATATAAAGAAGTGTAGATTCCGTTCTAGAAACTTAAGCGATAGTATATATCTAATGCAATAATCTTGAACAGAATAGTTATTACAAGAACACTTCAGTTCAGATTTCGAGGAGATATTTCGTGCGATTGTGTCTGTTTCCGAACGATCAGTACATTAGAATGCAATACTTATCAGCATCCAACTCTGGTTATTATACTTCAGAGCATTTCAGGGACTGACTCTGCGCGGATTCAAACTTCTTCGTATTGTCTTGAATCACACTAAAATTAAAACTGTGCTTGACAAGTAAAATCATTCAGCACCAAGTTACATTTCTAATCGTTCATCACAGCGGTACTGTTATTAAAAGTAATGAATGTTGCCTGCTGAGATTTAGATAAATAATCGTTacctcttttttttaagttaaaaatattgtaccgTACAGTAATCGGCAAATTCATAGTTTATGAGACTCAAGAGGTACTGACAATATATCTTCCACCGCTAAAAAAAACTGGTACTTCATCGGATTTCCACGCCGAATATCCGtgtaaaaatctgaaagaattcaaCCGGAATAATTGTGGACGAAAACAGAATAGAGCAAGTTTTATCGATGCAATCCTGTTTCTCTCCCACAATTCCCCAGAGATTCTTCGTCATTTCTAGTCACCTGTATCAGTACTCACAAAGTAGGAGAAAACTATTTCACTGTGTCTTCTTTCTTATTGATATCGTAAGGCGAACATTTCTCTGGAAAAGTAATCTTCAGAATTGCTGGATTTCCCTCCTGGAGTTTCAACGATATAAAAATACCTCCATGAAATACCAATTCCGAAGCAGTTGTTTTAAACCGAGTGTAATGGGACTTCATTTACCGTCGATAGCTCGAGTAATCCTTGCGAATTCTTTTCTGTCCGAATACTGAGTTTCTCCTGGTATTTTCATTCCTCCATTGCTCCAGTTTCCCAAGCTTCACCTCAACGAAAAATTAAATTGCCTTTTCATCACTAGTGGCGCATATTTACGACACTTCATCCACAGGCGGTGCAGGCGGGTGAGGCGATGGCGGGCGTGGAGGTGTTGCGAAGGGAGAATAATGGCGCGGCATGAGCCCCGGTGGGATGGTTGGCAAGTTTGCCATGGCAAGCAATGCCTCATCATAGCTGGGAGGCGGTGTGCAGTCCCGCGGCGCTACCTCCATGAACTTGTACGCCTGATGTTGGTCGAAGGGTGGTGGGGGCGTGGGACTCAAAGGCAGGCTGGTCCCTGTCTCCGCGCGGTTGGCTGTCGCCGTCGCATCCTGAAACACAATTTTGGGATGCAATTACGTTCCTAAATTTGTTGTAGTCTATTATGAGAACCACACCGAAAACATGTATTTTACAgggttgtaataaattaattcaatatataaatcccacaagggtagctgccctttagtaagggttgccaaaaacacagcatactaaacaaataaaataaaaataaacatttgcgttatcactatttacgatttttatttcCAAATGGAAGCtacatttattcaataattattagtaatcaaatagaatataaagaaattttggTGTACAGGTgtttacgtaaaatctgaacagaatatttcattacgtctataggaataattttcaaaatatttaaaggaattccaaaagacttaaaacattcaactgagaattttggaattgttccccttgctccgaacaataggccaaatacttcaatctgtccttgtgtatgataataatctctaaagtattgaattgtagggtcatagatggtcttcttttcttcatgtagcctactgctacaggttgttcaactgcagtttcaaagcgcacggtgggctcgatgataattgctctgtcatttcttctatcaatagcaatgatgtcaactcgcagagaacttccatcttttgcaaggcagtggatTTCTTGGTGAATctcgtagaaggaaggaagacttttagccataagttctcgtattgcatggtgtctagtattccggatgagagttccatgttggcagaatcccagGATATGGGGTAAGGTTTCTATCTCAGCGCAATGTCTGCACTGGGAGCCATCCTGAGAACGACCTGGCATGGCACGCACGTTCGATACTTGTCCTATCATTTTAATTGCCTCCTTCCATCCCTTGTTTTTATACAACGGTTATCTGGCGTGTATTCCTCAAATAATGCCACATCTCTGCCTTTCTGCTTGAGTGTGCACCATTTTTTGTATTCCTCATCTCGTAATATATTTCTAAGCGTTGTACTAGTTATTTCTTTAGTCACTGCAAGCAATTGTTCTCTTTTTATGCCCAATTTATTAAGACAGTTATTAGCCTCGGCTTCTAGATTTCTTGATGCATTAACATGACAGTTATTGATGGTTTGCAATGTAAGGCAGTTATTATACCGTTGAATGTAAGCTTCCCACGTGGCTCGAAATAATCCCAAGCCTTTAACTTTAGGGGAACTATATATCATGTTATCTGGTATTTCATGCGGCAGatctaaaatttgtttcaaagAAGATTTCAGGAGCATATCAGTATCCTTTAAAAATACTTTAGGCATCTTATCCAAGGGCGTcgattgcattaaataaataagtgagggccatattgaataattaaatatgtttaatttttgatCTGCTCGAAGTAAAGGGGAAGAAACTAATCTCTTTAATCgttattgaaaaattttcattatcgaatttgtatctaaaattatttca encodes:
- the LOC138705087 gene encoding uncharacterized protein, whose protein sequence is MLFYPSRRSSSTPRPLATGTAGPGDAVHLTWMLKSFVMGITLLGLSYWLVQIAGVQYLASLTSFTLLAFLLGYVVWCLLHKNRHSSAAAQDATATANRAETGTSLPLSPTPPPPFDQHQAYKFMEVAPRDCTPPPSYDEALLAMANLPTIPPGLMPRHYSPFATPPRPPSPHPPAPPVDEVS